The genomic segment TACTGACTGATAATATAAATTTTGGTTAATCATTTGTTATCACCTGATTTTCAAATTCTAAATATCTTTTAACAGATATTGATTCCAATGTACCAGTGTGAAAAAACAATTCACTGCTAAGTAAAAGCTGATACAAAATTCTGCATTGTAATTTATATATCTATTTTATCAGCGTAACGTAAATTTAACAAATAATTGTCATTGACTTAACATAGATATTCGTCGTTTTTCAATAATTTGTTACATTTAGCAGGTTAATGAGGACTTTTTGTACTTAATTAACCATTATTACGGTAGACATGATTATAAAACCGAGCAACTTTATTTTCGGCTGGTTGGTTCGTTATTTGATAATCCTTCAATAGTTTAGCAAAAATTTCCTTACCTTTGTCATAATCTGCTACTTCATATTCTAAATCAAAATCGGAAATGGTACCATAGAAATTTTTATCAAATACGAGCAGTCCTTTTTTGTAATCTTTTTCCGCTCGAATCGTTTTTAGTGAACCGAAAAGTTGTAAATCTTCATGATTGATTCCAATTTCTTTTAGTGTATCGCGAACTGGGCCAACTGGAATATTGGCTCCATCTAGAATGGCGGTTGCTTGATCTTGTGCGAGTATTTGTGTTGTTTCCATAAGACCCCGAGCTTCGGGCGTTTTAAGGGTTAATTGGTATTGCTCTTCTAACTGGCGAATACGGAGGGCAGATTGGCGTTCTTTTAAGCTGAAATCAGCTGTATCGAAGTAGTAATTGGTCTGTTCGAAATAATCTTCTTCTTTTATGCGGAAAGTATCAATCAGTCTTGCATATTCTTCTTGTGTCAAAAGATTGCGGAATTCGATTTCAAGTTCTTTTACCATGTGGTTCAGCTCCTCTTAATGAAATGTTGCGTCTAAATCTTGTGCGTAAAATTGAATTGCTTTTTTGTAGCCTAGAATATCTGTATTTTCGGTTGTTTCAGTCAACAAAATCAAAGCTTCTTCAAGTGCTTCTTTTTCTAACCCTAAGCTGTATTTTGTCATGATGGAAAAGGTTTGGAGTGCCTTGTTTTGTGGAAATTCTTGTAATGCTGTTTGAAAGAGAATTGCGGCTTTTTCTGGTGCGCCAGTTATACGATACGTACTTCCAAGACCAATATAAGCTTCTTTGCGGTCGCTTTCGGGAAGTCCGATTTGTAAAGCTTTTTCGTAAAAAGGGATAGCGGCATCTTCTTTTCCAAGTGCATCATGTGCCCAGGCAGCATAATAGTTTAATTCAGCGTTATCTTGGTTAGTTTGTAGCTCTTGCAGCGATTTAACACGAGCAGCTTCATATTCGCCATTTTGAAGTAATGTCAGAATCATTTTGGCTCATCCTTTTTTGATTTTTTTGCGCTTCGATTTTATTTTACCACGGGAATGAAAAAAAGGTTACTTTTAGCAAGGTGGATTTGGTGCTTTTGTGTTAAAATATAACTGATGTAGCATTAATTTAATCATGACTATACTTGAGGTGAGCGATTTGAATCATTGGGAAGACTTTTTAGCGCCTTATAAGCAGGCTGTAGAAGAACTGAAAATTAAACTTAAAGGAATGCGTTCACAATTTGAGCTTGAAAATAATCATTCGCCAATTGAATTTGTTACCGGGCGCGTGAAGCCAGTTGCGAGCATACTAGACAAAGCTAATCAAAAAAATATTGCGCTTGATCATTTAGTAGAAGAAATGCAGGACATTGCTGGACTAAGAATGATGTGTCAATTTGTTGATGATATTGAAGTAGTCGTTCGTCTTTTAAGGCAGCGCAATGATTTTCGGATTGTGGAAGAGCGCGATTATATTACAAACAAGAAACCTAGTGGATACCGGTCCTACCACGTTGTCATTGAATACCCTGTAGAAACGATTCAAGGTGAAAAGAGAATTTTAGCAGAGATTCAAATCAGAACACTCGCAATGAATTTTTGGGCGACGATTGAGCATTCGGTAAACTATAAGTATCAAGGGGAGTTTCCAGAAGCAATTAACACACGGCTAAAACGTGCTGCTGAGGCGGCTTTTCAACTAGATGAGGAAATGTCGCAAATTAGAGAAGAAGTGCAAGAAGCGCAAGTCTATTTTTCGCAAAATAAAGATGTTGCCAAGGATAAAAAAGCAGCTCATCCACAGGTAATGCCAAAGGAAAATAAGTAATAGGCGTAAGAATAGGGGCGAATAGAAATAATGAAATATATGATTACTTCCAAAGGGGACGAAAAGTCTGATTTACTACGATTAAATATGATCGCAGGTTTTGGGGAATATGACATGGAATATGATGAGGAAGAACCCGAAATAGTTATTTCTATCGGTGGGGATGGAACTTTTTTGTCGGCCTTTCATCAGTATGAAGCGAGACTTGATAAAATTGCTTTTATTGGAATTCATACAGGTCACTTAGGTTTTTATGCTGATTGGCGACCGGCTGAAGCAGAGAAATTAGTAAAGCTTCTGGCAAAAGGTGAATATCAGAAAGTATCTTATCCGCTTCTTAAAACAACTGTGAAGTACGGAATTGGTAAGAAGGAAGCTGAGTACTTAGCTCTCAATGAATCGACTGTGAAGAGCTCTGGTGGACCATTTGTGGTTGATGTTGTTATTAATGATATCCATTTTGAACGTTTTCGCGGGGATGGGCTTTGTATGTCTACTCCAAGCGGAACAACAGCTTACAATAAATCACTTGGTGGGGCTTTAATGCATCCATCAATTGAAGCTATGCAGTTAACAGAAATGGCTTCTATTAATAATCGTGTGTATCGGACAATTGGAAGTCCGCTTGTTTTTCCAAAGCATCATATTGTTAGTTTGCAACCAGTAAACGACAAAGATTTTCAGATTTCTGTAGACCATTTAAGTATTTTGCACCGGGACGTTCAAGAAATTCGTTATGAAGTATCTGCAAAGAAAGTTCATTTTGCTAGATTTAGATCATTTCCATTTTGGCGCCGTGTGCATGACTCATTTATTGAAGATTAAGCTAGCAGGAGGAAGCATGTGTTTTTAGAATGGCAAGTAAACAAGGAAGATAGCGGCTTACTACTTAGAACATTTCTTAGGAGTAAGCATATATCCAAACAATTATTAACCGCTGTGAAGTTTAGCGTGGATGGAAAAATCGAAGTAAATGGTACGGAACAAAATGTACTTTACGAGGTGCAAACGGGTGATGAAGTGCGCCTTACTTTTCCAACTGAGCAACAAAATGAACGATTGCTTGCAGAATATACGGATTTGGAAATTGTGTTTGAAGATGATTTTTTATTAATTATTAATAAACCAGCTGGCATGGCATCTATTCCTTCGCAGTATCACCCGAGTGGCTCTGTGGCGAATTTTGTTAAAGGGCACTATGAAGCACAAGGGCTTACAAGTGCGATTCATATCGTTACTCGACTGGACCGGGAAACTTCTGGACTTATGTTGATTGCTAAAAATCGATTTGCTCATGCCAGATTAAGTACATTTTTACAACAAGGCTTGTTGAAAAGAAGTTATCAGGCCTTTGTTTCAGGGGAGTTAGTAAAACAAGTAGGGTCGATTGAAGCACCGATTGGGCGTAAAGCAGTAAGTATTATGGAACGCGTTGTTACCCCAGAAGGAAAGTATGCCAAAACCAATTATCAAGTGCTTGCCCGTTATCAAGCATTTGACCATGTCGCTCTTCAGCTTGAGACTGGGCGGACGCACCAAATAAGGGTTCATTTGTCCTATATTGGGCATCCACTTATTGGTGATGACATGTATGGAGGGGATACAGATTTATTGAAAAGACAAGCCTTACACTCGTGCCATCTTCATTTAATCCATCCACTTACCGAAGAATATTTAGCATTTGATTTACCGTTACCATATGATATGGAAGAGATTATTCTAAAATCGAAGTAATAAGAGTTTTAAAAAGTTATTAGGTCATGTAAAATGAAAGAAGCGAATCAAATCGCATCAATTTTAGGAGGAATAACATGAATTTATCATTAGAGGGAAAAACATATGTAGTTATGGGAGTTGCTAATAAACGTAGTATTGCTTGGGCTATTGCTCGCTCTTTAAACGAAGCAGGCGCAAAATTAGTATTTACATACGCAGATGAGCGCGCGAAAAAAAGTATCACAGAGCTTGTACCATCTTTAAATGAAATAAACCAAGAACCGCTAATTTTAGCTTGTGATGTGACTAGTGAAGAAGCTATCACTGAAACATTTGAAACGATTAAAAATAAAGTTGGGAAATTAAGTGGTTTAGCGCATTGTATTGCTTTTGCTAATAAAGATTTCTTAACAGGGGATTATTTAGAAGTAGATCGCAAAAGCTTTTTACAGGCGCACGAAATTAGTGCTTATTCATTTACTGCCGTGGCTCGTGCACTTAAGCATTTAGAAATGTTAACGGAAGATGCAAGTTTACTAACGTTGACTTACTTAGGTGGGGAACGAGTGGTTGAAAATTATAACATTATGGGTGTTGCAAAAGCTTCTCTTGATGCTAGCGTTAGATATTTAGCGATGGACTTAGGGGCAATTGGCGTTCGGGTAAACGCGATTTCAGCTGGACCGATTAGAACTGTTTCTGCACGTGGCGTTAGCGGTTTCTCGGACTCTATCTCTTTAGTAGAAGAAAGAGCACCACTAAAAAGAGCAACACAAGCAGAAGAAGTTGGCGATACAGCTTATTACTTGTTTAGTAACTTATCTCGCGGCGTAACGGGCGAAGTGATTCATGTAGATAGCGGTTATCATATTATTGGATTCTAGAAAAGTAAAAAAATCCAGAAGTAGTTTCGACTACTTCTGGATTTTTTTTGGTCCAGGTTGATGATGGTTTTTTAGATAAAATTCGTCTGCCGTTGGGGTATAGTTTGTTTGTACGGGGGCTTTTACGAAGTCGGCCAGAACTTGATCAATTTTTACCCAACCACGCCAGCTTAAATGAATAGTATCTTCCAAATAATAAGGCTCGTTTTGATATTCTTCTAGAGAGTAATAACGGAATCCTTGGCTTTCAATTTGCTGTTTGGTTTTTGCGTAGTAATTTTTGAGCCCTTGCTTATTCATACCGATATAATCAATCCATTTACCGTTGATTGGCGGATTAATAAAAATAACATCTGCGCCGGCTTTTTTGAATGCATCCATCAGTAGTTGTAAGTCGCCATATTCAGGAGAATTATCATAACGTAAATTTCCTCGGCTGTTTTTCATTTTTTTCTCAACAGGTTGGATTTTTTTCTTATAGTAACCTTCTTTGACCTGATAAGGATTTGGACCAGTGTTTTTTTTACCAATTTCTTTAGCTAACTGATCTAACTGATTATAATCTAGTGTTTCTGGCAATGCTTTTAAACCTTTATCCACACGAACTTCCTTGGAACCAGTGATAGTTTTGGACTCTAAATCGTCTTTACGTTCTAAAATTTTAAATTGGATTTCACCAGCTAATTTAGTGAATTTCTGATTATGAGGCTTTTTAGGACCTTTTGCAAGGATGTTTTCTAATAAGTTTTTTAAAGTTGTGTCACTTTGGACGACTTGGAAACTTAATAATCTTTTTGCAGCATATCTTCTTTCAGGAGTATTTTCTGTATCCTCTAAAGCAAATTTGTATGCATGAAGTGGAGAGAAATTTGCGCCGAATGATGGATCAGAAACGCCATGCGGACCAAACCATTGAGGCGATAATATAACTGCTACTTTTTTGCCTTTCAGCTCGCTACCAAGCGCATTCACATCAAGAAAATGACTTAGGTTTTGTGTGCCTGGTCGCCCAAGTAGGAATGGTGTATAGCCTTGATCGTATTTTTTAGATACTACGCTAGGATGAAATGGATCGACACGTGAAAGCTCAGAAGAACCAAAGATTGGTAAATAATTACCTTCTTGTAAAGCTTCTTTTTGAATGTCTAACCCCTGGATGACGGATTCGTTCATGGATGTAGCGCTTTTTTTCACTGTAGTAGAAGGGACATGAGAAAATAAACTGCTAGGTCCGAACAGAACGAAAAGGAAAACCGCGAATGCGACCAATAACGGTCCAAATGTCATCCACAGCTTTTTTTTCATTATTTAAGCGCCTCAAGTTGTTTAATAATCATTTCAGGAGTAGCCCATTCTTCACGGTCGAATTCAGAAACGGGTACAGTTATCTCTAATTTTTCTTCTATTTCAATTAAAAGTTGAACAGTTGCCATTGAATCCAGCAATCCTTCATCAAATAATTTTATATTTGTATTTTGTTTTACTTCATCTGTTTCTGTAATTTCTTCTAAGATTTCTAACACATTTTCACGAAAAGCCATTTAAATTACCACCTTTAGTTAGTTTTAAAAATTTATTTTATCTAAAATGCCTGAGAATATCAGGAATCCGAAACAAACAAAATGGAACGTAATGATGACACTAATAACATATGTCACCTTATTTTTTGGATAAATTTTATGTTTCTTATTAAATCGTTCGAAAAGGTCAAAACCAACAATTATTGCCGCTTGATAAAGACCATAAACGATGTAGTACCAGTGAAGTCCGTGCCATACACCCATGATGAAAAAGTTAACAAAATAAGCTAAGTAGGCAATGGTGAATTTGCTTTTGAACCATTTCTTTTTAGTAAGCCAGAAGACAAAACGCATGAATACATAATCACGGAACCAGAAGGAAAGCGTCATATGCCAACGATTCCAGAATTCCTTAATGTTTCGTGCCGCAAATGGCTTGTTAAAGTTCATCGGTGTTTGAATACCAAGCAAGTAACTTACTCCGACTGCAAAAGCGCTATAACCAGCAAAATCAAAGAATAAGTACATACTATAAGCATACATATAACCAAATAAACTTAATTTTGTGTCAATGTGATGCGTAATTGCAAAGTCTAATGGTATAACAAAATGTTTATTTACTAAGTAAGCAATGATGAATTTATAGAGAAAACCGAGAAAGATAAGGAAAATTCCTCGATTTAGTAAAGCAAGATAAGCTTCTTTACTTGGCGGATTATCCACATCTTTTTTAAAACGACGGAAACGATCTATGGGACCAGATGAAATTGTCGGAAAGAATAATAAGAAATTAACAAAATCCCATGCGTTGTATTGCTTGATTAAATTATCGCGTATTTCAATAATCATCTGAGCCGCTTTAAAAGTTAAGTACGAAATTCCTAAGAAACCAACCATTGTAACATGGTCCCCTAAAATTGGTACGACTTTTGAAATAACTAACGGAAGAATAGAGAGAATCACTGCAACAACGAATACGGCGCCGTGATTCTTCTTTCGTTCTTGCCGATAATGAAAGTAAACTCGAACAAGTGCAAGTTGCCAAAAGACAAAGAAAATAAAAGTAATGGCTTGGACTGTACTTGCTGAGAATAAAAAGTATAAAAATACAAGAGTGACAAAAGCATTATAAATCGGTAGTCTTTTTCCTAACAAACCAGCTACTATGATAGGAAGTAAAAACAGAAGAAGTACCCCAAAATAAAGAATTGTACCGTACGGTGTGCTCACTTGTTAACCTCGTTATAGAGCCTTTTTCGGTCAATTTTACCATTCATTGTAAGCGGGAATTCTGTTTTAAAAATCCATTTTCGCGGAATCATATAGGCTGGCATAAATTCTTTTAATTCGTTTTTGATTGCTGCACTTAGCTGGTATTCTTTTTCAAAGTCATTAGGGGATGGGAGCACCTGAGCGACTAACATATCTACCTTATCGTCTTTTATTTTAGGAATAACCGCGCAGTTTTTAATGTAACTTACTTTTTTTAGATTATTTTCAATATCTTCTAGTTCGATTCGATATCCATGAAGTTTAATTTGGAAATCGAGGCGACCTTGGAAGAAAAGATATCCGTCTTTTATAAGACCTGAATCGCCTGTATGATAGGCCCTATAACCTTTGTAATCAAAAAATACTTGTGCTGTTTTTTCAGGTTCATTTAAATAACCTTTGGAAACACTTGCGCCAATAAGGATAATTTCACCTTTTTGACCGTCTGGAACTAATTCTCCGGTTTCTTGGTCGACGATGTGGAGACGCATATCAGGCTTAATGACTCCAAGCGGTAAACTTGGGTAAGCATCAAGAAGTTCACGTGTAACCTTTACTTGTGTCACGGCGACAGTTGCTTCGGTCGGGCCATACGTATTATAAATCACCGCATCAGGAAAACGATTAAGTAATTCATTTGCTGTTTTCTTGGCAAGTACTTCGCCACAGAATAAAAAGCGAGTTAAATTTGGATTGTTTTCTTGGTTGAAATTTGGATCTAATAAACATAAATCTGCGAAAGAAGGGGTAGAAACCCATACATCCAAACTTTGTGCAGGTATTTCATGATACAACGCTTTTAAATTCGCGGTAATTGTCTTATCTAGCGGCACCAGTGTCCCTCCAGAAAGCAAACAAGGATATAAATCCATTACAGATAAATCAAATGAAAAGGGTGCTTGATTTAAAAAGCGGAATCCTTGCTGTAAAGAGAAATCTTGCAAAATCCAGTTGCTGAAACTAACTAGGTTATTTTGACTAATTTGTACGCCTTTAGGATTACCAGTACTTCCAGATGTGAAAATAATATAGTAATTGTCATCATTTTTAACACATGCGTCTGGGTTTGGAGTTTCATCTAAGTGTTTCTGTAAGGAATCTACTAAATTTTCAGTACTTAACACAGAACAATCTGTGATGGTGAGATTACTTGGAAGTTCCTCTGTGCAGATGAATAATGCTGGATCAGCCGCTTTTTTTATTTGTTCTATTCGTTCAACTGGCATAGAAACATCTACTGGAACATAAGCACGGCCTGATTTGATAACACCTAAGAAAGAAGTAATCATAAGTGGTGACATATGTCCATAAACAATAATTGGTTTTTGTTTATCGGTAGTTATATTTTTAAGTAAAAAAGAACCAATTGCATCGGATTGACGCTTCAATTCTCTGTAGGAAAGGCGTGTTCCAGCATATTCGTAACAAGGGAAATCCGGTGTTTTTTCAGCCCAAGCATCGATTCTCTCGATAATACTTGTCGTCATTATTGAAATGCCCATTCTTAAACAGTCCTTTCTTTATTAAAATTCATTATAAATAAATTTAGCACCTTCTGGGTTTTTGAAACCATAAAACCACAACAGCCCAAGCAAAATTGCAAAGTAAAAGCAAGTTTTTAATGTAAAAATGGTTGCTGGATGGTGAAAAAATAGTTTTATTTTATTCATAAATCCACCTCATCATTATTTCATTTGTGTAACAAATATTAAAATTAAGTCGTTAATACTTAGTTTACTGTAATACATTTGACTTCAAATGTCTAATTACATTTTTGTAAGGTTGAATAAATTTACTTGTTTTGAGTTTAAAAGATCTACGAGTATAATGAAAACATAGTTGATACTGTGTTTGTTGGAGAGGACGGAGGAGTAGTATGGTCAATCAAAAGAAAATTGCAGGAGAAAAAGCATGTGAATGGGTTGAAGATGGAATGGTAGTTGGTCTCGGCACCGGGAGTACGGTTTACTATACAATCGAGAAGTTGGGAGAATTGGTACAGCAAGGTTTGAAGATTACGGGCGTTGCTACATCCGAACAAACGGCTAGACAAGCGGAAAAACTAGGCATTCCTTTGAAATCTTTAAATGACGTTGCTGAAATCGATATTACAATAGATGGGGCCGATGAAGTAAATGGGGCTTTTCAAGGAATAAAAGGTGGGGGAGGTGCGCTTCTTCGTGAAAAAATGGTCGCAGAAGCAAGCATATTGAACATCTGGGTAGTCGGAGAGGAAAAGCTAGTGGATTCGCTAGGAAATTTCCCATTACCTCTGGAAGTAATTCCTTTTGGCTGGAAACAAATTAAACGGTCGCTCGAAAAAGAAGGTATTCAAACAACACTTCGAACACAACAAAATAAAGAGATTTACCAAACGAATAATGGCAATTATATTTTGGATATTATTAACCAAACATTTACTAACCCTATTAAGTGGCAAGAAAAATTAGCACAAGTACCAGGTATAGTAGAGCAGGGATTGTTTTTAAATTATGTGGATATAATTATTTGTGGAAAAGCAGATGGAGAAATCGAGCTAATAAAAAAATAGCTATTTCCTCTACAATAGAAGAAATAGCTATTTTTATTAAACTTCATAGGTTAATGTTTTTCTCATTTCTTTGTGTTCTATATCCGCATCTAGAAAAATATCTGAGCAAGTTTCATAGCCAAGTTTTTCATAGAAAGGAATGGCGGTAACTTGTGCACCTAATTTTAGTTTCGTTAAACCACGCGTTTTTGCTTCAAATTCGATTGCTTCCATAATTCTACGCCCACTACCTGTACCACGAGCTATTTTTTGAGTACAAATCCGTTCTACTTTACCATAACCATCCTTCACGCGAAATCTTCCTGTTGCCAGTGGAGTGCCATCCTCTGCGTAATCGACAAACATGACAACTGAATCCATTTCATCAAATTCGTCCCATTCTAATGCAGGATCGACATTTTGTTCTGTGACAAATACATCATTTCTGATTTTTAAGGCATCTTGTTTGCCGATTTCATCTGTTACTTTCTTTACTGTCAATTTCTTTCGTCCTTTCTTATGCACGCATGCTCTCTAAGTCAAATGTATTTACTGGAAGCATAAATTGAAGTGATTCTTTGATGAATGGCTGCCAGTATTTCCAGCGGTGGTCACCGTTAAATACGCGGAAATAATAATCAAACCCTCGCGAGGATAAAATTTGTTCTAATGATTTATTTGGTGATAGAAAATCGAGTACTTCGTTGCCGGTTGTTTCTACCGCAGTTTCTTCATCACCAATGATATGATAAATTTTTACTTTGGAAGGGTCGGCTTTTTTTGCAAGAGTTAGCATTGCTTCATCTACATAAGGAGAATGTAAAATAACGTTACCGAATGTAAAAGGGAATAAGAGAGCTGCTTTTAATGATACAGATGCTCCAAGTGAATCACCCATTAGGAATCTGCTGGTTGGCATTTGGAAAGAAGGAAAGCGTTCTTCAAGATAAGGAACGAGTTCGAATGCTAAGAACCGGATATAGGCATCATTTTGTTTACCATCGGGATGATACTTTTCGCGGCGATCCATTACATTTTTGTAAGGAATACCAATGAAAATGGCCTTTTGAATCTGCTCATTATTCGCAAGTTCTTCCGAGTGACGAGCTAATTTACCAAATTGAAAATAATCTTTGCCATCTTGCACGATAAAGAGCGGGTATTTGTATAATGGAGAAAAATCTGGTGGTAAGCAAATAATTAAGTCAAGTTCCTCTCCTAGCGTTTTACTATAAAATTTTTCGTCCAACATTTTGTAAGCTGTCATTTTCATTCTCTCCTTTCTTGAAATCATTCCTTCTAAGATGATTGTTTTTTGAAAAGTTACTCTATTTTAGCATGAATTAGATAAAAAGAAAGAACATTTTGCCTATTTATGTAAAAAAACTTTTCTTTTAGCATAACTTCACTGCAATCTTCTTGTTTAATATGCTATACTTGAACGTACAATAATTCAGTTTTAACGATAGAAAGTAGGGGTTTTGAATGAGTAAAGATATTGACTGGAGCAATTTAGGATTTGGTTATATTAAAACAGACAAGCGTTACATTTCTTATTGGAAAGACGGGGAATGGGACGAAGGTGCACTAACAGAAGATAATACACTACATATTAGTGAGGGTTCAACAGCGCTTCATTACGGGCAGCAATGTTTTGAAGGTTTAAAAGCATATCGTTGCAAAGATGGTTCTATTAATCTTTTTCGTCCAGATCGTAACGCTGCTCGAATTCAAAAAAGTTGTGAGCGTTTATTAATGCCACACATCCCAACTGAAAAATTTATTGATGCTTGTATGCAAGTAGTTCGCGCAAATGAAGAATTTGTTCCGCCATACGGTTCAGGTGCGAC from the Listeria seeligeri serovar 1/2b str. SLCC3954 genome contains:
- a CDS encoding alpha/beta hydrolase; protein product: MTAYKMLDEKFYSKTLGEELDLIICLPPDFSPLYKYPLFIVQDGKDYFQFGKLARHSEELANNEQIQKAIFIGIPYKNVMDRREKYHPDGKQNDAYIRFLAFELVPYLEERFPSFQMPTSRFLMGDSLGASVSLKAALLFPFTFGNVILHSPYVDEAMLTLAKKADPSKVKIYHIIGDEETAVETTGNEVLDFLSPNKSLEQILSSRGFDYYFRVFNGDHRWKYWQPFIKESLQFMLPVNTFDLESMRA
- a CDS encoding GNAT family N-acetyltransferase, which gives rise to MTVKKVTDEIGKQDALKIRNDVFVTEQNVDPALEWDEFDEMDSVVMFVDYAEDGTPLATGRFRVKDGYGKVERICTQKIARGTGSGRRIMEAIEFEAKTRGLTKLKLGAQVTAIPFYEKLGYETCSDIFLDADIEHKEMRKTLTYEV